In Rathayibacter sp. VKM Ac-2762, one DNA window encodes the following:
- a CDS encoding aminotransferase class IV, with protein MSTPVLVEITSGAVVLRDPEGPLVRVDEAGYLRGDGVFETVAVLDGRPRALGEHLERLAGSARAVGLTIPEAPLWSRAVDLAVAEHDRVDDLTVRFIAAHGSGDSARCTVRAAPTPDSSALRETGAAVVVLDRGYASGPLAPWLLPGVKTTSGAVTRAALREAASRGADDVVWRTSDGLLLEGATSSLVLLGDGVLATPLSGSVLAGTTVERVLALGERRGLASSRRELPVTALTGADAAWLVSSTRRAIPVRSVDGAPLAIDAGLTAAFEAGLLAG; from the coding sequence ATGAGCACCCCCGTCCTGGTCGAGATCACCTCCGGCGCCGTCGTCCTCCGCGACCCGGAGGGTCCGCTCGTCCGCGTCGACGAGGCGGGCTACCTCCGCGGCGACGGGGTCTTCGAGACCGTCGCGGTCCTCGACGGACGTCCCCGTGCGCTCGGCGAGCACCTCGAGAGGCTGGCCGGATCGGCCCGGGCCGTCGGGCTGACGATCCCGGAGGCGCCCCTCTGGTCCCGAGCGGTCGACCTCGCCGTGGCGGAGCACGATCGGGTCGACGACCTGACGGTCCGCTTCATCGCCGCCCACGGGTCGGGCGACTCCGCCCGGTGCACCGTGCGCGCGGCTCCGACTCCCGACTCGAGCGCTCTCCGGGAGACGGGCGCGGCCGTCGTCGTGCTGGACCGCGGGTACGCGAGCGGTCCGCTCGCGCCGTGGCTGCTCCCGGGCGTCAAGACCACCTCGGGCGCCGTCACCCGGGCGGCGCTGCGCGAGGCGGCGTCCCGGGGCGCGGACGACGTGGTCTGGCGCACGAGCGACGGGCTTCTCCTCGAGGGGGCGACGTCGAGCCTGGTGCTCCTCGGCGACGGGGTGCTCGCGACGCCGCTCTCGGGCAGCGTGCTCGCCGGCACGACGGTCGAGCGGGTCCTCGCGCTGGGCGAGCGCCGCGGGCTCGCGTCGTCGCGCCGCGAGCTGCCGGTCACGGCGCTCACCGGTGCGGATGCGGCGTGGCTGGTGTCGAGCACCCGGCGGGCGATCCCCGTCCGCTCGGTCGACGGCGCACCGCTCGCGATCGACGCGGGCCTGACGGCGGCGTTCGAGGCGGGGCTGCTCGCCGGCTGA
- a CDS encoding DNA/RNA non-specific endonuclease encodes MSFDADFLGVPAGAPRLRVERPVRLLPYTHFEVLLDPERRLAVSTAVNIDGARLVELGRGDDWHLDDRIPASEQTGPEVYARNDLDRGHLVRRRDPVWGDRDEAAAANRDSFCYTNAAPQASGFNQSQELWLGLETLVLEYAQTWRTRLSVFTGPVLADDDPVYRGTGIPRRFWKIAAWSPDGSTLATSAYLLDQSELVERVREGLVPLGGFRTFQLPVAAIGELTGLDVDLLAGADVLGSAGLRPEPWREIVEPSDVASGLLPR; translated from the coding sequence GTGAGCTTCGACGCGGACTTCCTCGGCGTCCCCGCGGGTGCGCCGCGCCTGAGGGTCGAGCGCCCGGTGCGGCTCCTGCCGTACACGCACTTCGAGGTGCTGCTGGATCCGGAGCGGCGCCTGGCCGTCTCGACGGCCGTGAACATCGACGGAGCGCGCCTGGTCGAGCTCGGCCGCGGCGACGACTGGCACCTCGACGACCGCATCCCCGCCTCCGAGCAGACCGGGCCGGAGGTGTACGCCCGCAACGACCTCGACCGCGGGCACCTCGTCCGCCGCCGCGACCCCGTCTGGGGCGACCGCGACGAGGCCGCCGCGGCCAACCGCGACAGCTTCTGCTACACGAACGCCGCGCCCCAGGCGAGCGGCTTCAACCAGTCGCAGGAGCTGTGGCTCGGGCTCGAGACGCTGGTGCTCGAGTACGCGCAGACCTGGCGCACGCGCCTGAGCGTCTTCACCGGGCCCGTGCTCGCGGACGACGACCCGGTCTACCGCGGTACGGGCATCCCCCGCCGCTTCTGGAAGATCGCGGCGTGGAGCCCGGACGGATCGACGCTCGCGACGAGCGCGTACCTGCTCGACCAGAGCGAGCTCGTGGAGCGCGTGCGCGAGGGCCTGGTGCCGCTCGGCGGCTTCAGGACGTTCCAGCTGCCGGTCGCCGCGATCGGCGAGCTGACCGGTCTCGACGTGGATCTCCTCGCCGGGGCCGACGTGCTCGGCTCGGCAGGACTCCGGCCGGAGCCGTGGCGCGAGATCGTCGAGCCGTCCGACGTGGCGAGCGGCCTCCTCCCCCGCTGA
- a CDS encoding transglycosylase domain-containing protein yields the protein MSAQGTARGGVLARVLGIVGASLAGGLLITVGVTPALAVTGLAENNPIGLFETVPEYLELGQLAQKTEIYAKRTDGSDELLASFYAQNREEVAFDQVSQSVKDAAVSTEDPRFYDHGGVDLQGTIRAVLSNIVGGDLQGGSSITQQYVKNVLVQKAESLSATDEAASEAAYEEATATTPSRKLKEMKLAVDLEKKYSKDDILLGYLNIAGFGGQVYGIQAAAEYYFSTSAADLSLAQAASLIATVNNPNGLRIDQPENIPDNKVRRDYVLDQMLQEGKISQADHDAAVAEEVVPAITQTPTGCQTAGNAAFFCDYITRVVQNDPAFGDDADTRLANFQRGGYKIYTTLDRDLQDTAANATNNAVPKVPTLDTNIGSATVSMEVGTGRILAMVQNKDYDAAGAVNGANFSAVNFNTDTAYGGSAGFQVGSTYKVFTLAQWLASGRTLNETINGRERTFSGFPASCAPGGELDTSYEVNNDDSENGSYSVLTGTMQSINTVYVSMAQQLDLCAIRDRAVGFGVKAADGGEVDYKPSAVLGSDTLISPLSMVTAFAGFANNGTACSAIAIDSITDATGAAVQPPTSTCNQALSPELTAVANYALQRVVTGGTAAQSDPDDGIEHIGKTGTTDNAESTWMDGASSRVATVVWVGNIDGHTSMREVRFPNSELESRPYASNIRHYIWNSVMTRADQKYGGDDFEEPSSALLNGRQIAVPTVSGRSVDDATEALEDLGFDVEEGATIDSSLPAGVVAGTDPAAGTTVARYSDIALLISNGSQVPAPATQAPAPAPTGTGVPATETPPATPTATPTATATATPTAEVEE from the coding sequence ATGTCTGCGCAAGGAACCGCCCGCGGCGGCGTGCTCGCCCGGGTCCTCGGGATCGTCGGAGCCAGCCTCGCCGGGGGCCTGCTGATCACGGTCGGGGTCACTCCCGCCCTCGCCGTCACCGGTCTCGCCGAGAACAACCCGATCGGGCTGTTCGAGACGGTGCCGGAGTACCTCGAGCTCGGCCAGCTGGCCCAGAAGACCGAGATCTACGCCAAGCGCACCGACGGCTCGGACGAGCTGCTCGCCTCCTTCTACGCGCAGAACCGCGAGGAGGTGGCCTTCGACCAGGTCAGCCAGTCCGTGAAGGACGCGGCGGTCTCGACCGAGGACCCGCGCTTCTACGACCACGGCGGCGTCGACCTGCAGGGCACGATCCGCGCGGTGCTCAGCAACATCGTCGGCGGTGACCTCCAGGGCGGATCCTCCATCACCCAGCAGTACGTCAAGAACGTCCTCGTGCAGAAGGCGGAGTCGCTGAGCGCGACCGACGAGGCCGCCTCGGAGGCCGCCTACGAGGAGGCGACCGCGACCACTCCGAGCCGCAAGCTCAAGGAGATGAAGCTCGCCGTCGACCTCGAGAAGAAGTACAGCAAGGACGACATCCTCCTCGGCTACCTCAACATCGCGGGCTTCGGCGGCCAGGTCTACGGCATCCAGGCGGCGGCCGAGTACTACTTCTCGACCAGCGCGGCCGACCTGAGCCTCGCGCAGGCCGCCAGCCTGATCGCCACGGTCAACAACCCCAACGGCCTCAGGATCGACCAGCCCGAGAACATCCCGGACAACAAGGTCCGCCGCGACTACGTCCTCGACCAGATGCTGCAGGAGGGGAAGATCTCGCAGGCCGACCACGACGCCGCCGTCGCCGAGGAGGTCGTCCCCGCGATCACGCAGACGCCCACCGGCTGCCAGACCGCCGGCAACGCGGCCTTCTTCTGCGACTACATCACCCGCGTCGTCCAGAACGACCCGGCGTTCGGCGACGACGCGGACACCCGCCTCGCGAACTTCCAGCGCGGCGGCTACAAGATCTACACGACGCTCGACCGCGACCTGCAGGACACCGCGGCCAACGCGACGAACAACGCCGTCCCCAAGGTCCCCACCCTCGACACCAACATCGGCAGCGCGACCGTCTCGATGGAGGTCGGCACCGGCCGGATCCTGGCGATGGTGCAGAACAAGGACTACGACGCGGCCGGCGCCGTGAACGGCGCGAACTTCTCCGCCGTCAACTTCAACACCGACACGGCCTACGGCGGCTCCGCCGGGTTCCAGGTCGGATCGACCTACAAGGTGTTCACGCTCGCGCAGTGGCTCGCGAGCGGACGCACCCTGAACGAGACGATCAACGGCCGCGAGCGCACCTTCTCGGGCTTCCCCGCCAGCTGCGCGCCGGGCGGCGAGCTCGACACCTCCTACGAGGTCAACAACGACGACAGCGAGAACGGCAGCTACAGCGTGCTGACCGGCACGATGCAGTCGATCAACACCGTCTACGTCTCGATGGCGCAGCAGCTCGACCTCTGCGCGATCCGCGACCGCGCGGTCGGCTTCGGAGTGAAGGCGGCCGACGGCGGCGAGGTCGACTACAAGCCGTCCGCCGTCCTCGGCTCGGACACGCTCATCTCGCCCCTCTCGATGGTCACCGCCTTCGCCGGCTTCGCCAACAACGGCACCGCCTGCTCCGCGATCGCCATCGACTCGATCACCGACGCGACCGGCGCGGCCGTCCAGCCGCCGACCTCCACCTGCAACCAGGCCCTCAGCCCCGAGCTGACGGCGGTCGCGAACTACGCCCTGCAGCGCGTCGTCACCGGCGGCACGGCCGCCCAGTCCGACCCGGACGACGGCATCGAGCACATCGGCAAGACGGGCACCACCGACAACGCGGAGTCGACCTGGATGGACGGCGCGAGCTCGCGCGTCGCGACCGTGGTCTGGGTGGGCAACATCGACGGCCACACCTCGATGCGCGAGGTCCGCTTCCCGAACTCGGAGCTCGAGAGCCGCCCGTACGCCTCCAACATCCGCCACTACATCTGGAACTCGGTGATGACCCGCGCCGACCAGAAGTACGGCGGGGACGACTTCGAGGAGCCCAGCAGCGCCCTGCTGAACGGCCGCCAGATCGCCGTGCCGACCGTCTCCGGCCGCTCGGTCGACGACGCCACGGAGGCGCTGGAGGACCTCGGCTTCGACGTCGAGGAGGGGGCGACCATCGACTCGTCGCTCCCGGCCGGCGTGGTGGCGGGCACCGACCCGGCCGCGGGCACGACCGTCGCGCGCTACTCCGACATCGCCCTGCTCATCAGCAACGGCTCGCAGGTCCCGGCTCCCGCCACCCAGGCACCGGCTCCGGCTCCGACCGGCACGGGAGTCCCCGCGACCGAGACTCCCCCGGCGACGCCCACGGCGACCCCGACAGCGACAGCCACGGCGACTCCGACGGCGGAGGTCGAGGAGTGA
- a CDS encoding DHA2 family efflux MFS transporter permease subunit, with product MTASADPAETRRRAVLVVAVLASFVAFLDGTVVNVALPAITRELGGGLAVQQWVVDGYLITLGALILVAGSLADRIGRARSMTIGLIGFGVTSLLCALAPTAEVLIVARMLQGAAGAILVPSSLALIIATVHGAAQARTIGAWTAWTGTATIAGPVLGGLLVDAGSWRYVFALNLLPIAVTLVLLRRLGAVDSGTRVPIDGVGAVLGVIGLGGPVFALIEQERLGVQHPLVLTALIGGVAALVAFVVWERRAAHPMLPLSLFASRNFTVGNVSTAFVYGALSFGFFALGLFLQQTLGFSATLAGLATLPPTILLLLLSQVSGSLSARFGPRLFMGVGPLIAAAGFLLLSFVDEGADYATQLLPGILLFGFGLAVTVAPLTSTILGAVEDGHSGVGSAVNNAVSRIAGLVAIAATSLVVGDSLDVEGFSRAAVATSALLIAGGVVSLLGIRNPAPADR from the coding sequence ATGACCGCCTCCGCCGACCCCGCCGAGACGCGCCGCCGCGCGGTGCTCGTGGTGGCCGTCCTCGCCTCCTTCGTCGCCTTCCTCGACGGTACCGTCGTCAACGTCGCCCTGCCCGCGATCACCCGCGAGCTCGGCGGCGGGCTCGCGGTGCAGCAGTGGGTGGTCGACGGGTACCTGATCACGCTCGGCGCGCTGATCCTCGTGGCCGGCTCGCTCGCCGACCGCATCGGCCGGGCCCGCAGCATGACCATCGGCCTGATCGGCTTCGGCGTCACCTCGCTGCTGTGCGCGCTGGCCCCCACCGCCGAGGTCCTCATCGTGGCGCGGATGCTCCAGGGCGCCGCCGGCGCGATCCTCGTGCCCAGCTCGCTCGCCCTCATCATCGCGACCGTCCACGGCGCCGCGCAGGCCCGGACCATCGGCGCGTGGACGGCCTGGACCGGAACGGCGACGATCGCCGGGCCCGTGCTCGGCGGCCTGCTGGTGGACGCGGGCTCGTGGCGGTACGTCTTCGCGCTCAACCTGCTGCCGATCGCGGTGACGCTGGTCCTGCTGCGCAGGCTCGGCGCGGTCGACTCGGGGACCCGGGTGCCGATCGACGGCGTCGGCGCGGTGCTCGGGGTGATCGGCCTGGGAGGGCCGGTGTTCGCGCTGATCGAGCAGGAGCGGCTCGGGGTCCAGCATCCGCTCGTGCTGACCGCCCTGATCGGGGGAGTCGCCGCCCTCGTCGCGTTCGTCGTGTGGGAGCGGCGCGCGGCGCATCCGATGCTGCCGCTGTCGCTCTTCGCGTCGCGGAACTTCACCGTCGGCAACGTCTCGACGGCGTTCGTCTACGGCGCGCTCTCCTTCGGCTTCTTCGCGCTGGGCCTGTTCCTGCAGCAGACCCTGGGCTTCTCGGCGACCCTGGCCGGGCTCGCGACGCTCCCGCCGACGATCCTGCTGCTCCTGCTCTCGCAGGTCTCCGGGTCGCTGTCGGCGCGGTTCGGCCCGCGGCTCTTCATGGGCGTCGGACCGCTGATCGCCGCGGCCGGGTTCCTCCTGCTCTCCTTCGTCGACGAGGGCGCCGACTACGCCACGCAGCTGCTGCCGGGGATCCTCCTCTTCGGCTTCGGCCTCGCGGTGACGGTCGCCCCGCTGACCTCGACGATCCTCGGCGCGGTCGAGGACGGGCACAGCGGAGTCGGCTCCGCCGTGAACAACGCCGTCTCGCGCATCGCGGGGCTGGTCGCCATCGCCGCGACCTCGCTCGTGGTCGGCGACTCGCTCGACGTCGAGGGCTTCTCCCGTGCCGCCGTCGCGACCTCCGCCCTCCTGATCGCCGGCGGCGTCGTCTCCCTCCTCGGCATCCGCAACCCGGCTCCCGCCGACCGCTGA
- a CDS encoding YceI family protein, with the protein MTDTVTIPGYKAGTWVIDPTHSEVAFSVRHLMISKVKGKFERFTATFTTGENPLDSKVEATAEVASVNTNEPNRDGHLRTGDFFEAEQYPEIHFVSTAVRPNGDDFLVDGELTIKGTTKPVTFEVEFGGFGTDPYGNYKAGLTAKATIDRTDFGLTYNAALETGGVLIGEKVTITLDLQAAHQA; encoded by the coding sequence ATGACCGACACCGTCACCATCCCCGGCTACAAGGCCGGCACCTGGGTCATCGACCCCACCCACAGCGAGGTCGCGTTCAGCGTCCGCCACCTGATGATCAGCAAGGTCAAGGGCAAGTTCGAGCGCTTCACCGCCACGTTCACCACCGGCGAGAACCCGCTCGACTCCAAGGTCGAGGCCACCGCCGAGGTCGCCTCCGTCAACACCAACGAGCCCAACCGCGACGGCCACCTCCGCACCGGCGACTTCTTCGAGGCCGAGCAGTACCCGGAGATCCACTTCGTCTCGACCGCTGTCCGCCCGAACGGCGACGACTTCCTCGTCGACGGCGAGCTCACCATCAAGGGCACCACCAAGCCCGTCACCTTCGAGGTGGAGTTCGGCGGCTTCGGCACCGACCCCTACGGCAACTACAAGGCCGGCCTCACCGCCAAGGCCACCATCGACCGCACCGACTTCGGTCTGACCTACAACGCGGCCCTCGAGACCGGTGGCGTGCTCATCGGCGAGAAGGTCACCATCACCCTCGACCTGCAGGCCGCCCACCAGGCGTAG
- a CDS encoding phosphatase domain-containing protein yields the protein MPLTPESKPLSAGKAEVMHRAARLEDRLHSFRMRRVKRKGYVPRVIPYTGYGSTTQLRVLARVLYTRPTPPGVEEVRPVEGVRGWRSFTSVFVSGAVVTVEADGQTHRVTADRGGVVDADLPITLEPGWHTITFSTAGSKPVEAPVFIVRPESRLGVVSDVDDTVMVTALPRPFVAAWNTFVLDEHARMPTPGMAVFLDRFARQYEGSPVIYLSTGAWNVAPALTRFLSRHLYPAGALLLTDWGPTHDRWFRSGKQHKEMNLRRLAAEFPDVRWLLVGDDGQHDEEIYSDFADEHPDKVAAIAIRQLSTGEAVLAGGRSKAEDRSLTSGTTWVFAPDGAGISEQLTELGIL from the coding sequence ATGCCGCTGACGCCCGAGAGCAAGCCCCTGAGCGCAGGCAAGGCGGAGGTCATGCACCGCGCCGCCCGCCTCGAGGACCGACTCCACTCCTTCCGGATGAGGCGCGTGAAGCGCAAGGGCTACGTCCCGAGGGTCATCCCCTACACCGGCTACGGCTCGACGACGCAGCTGCGCGTCCTGGCCCGCGTCCTCTACACGCGACCGACCCCTCCCGGGGTCGAGGAGGTCCGCCCCGTCGAGGGCGTGCGCGGCTGGCGGAGCTTCACCAGCGTCTTCGTGAGCGGGGCCGTCGTGACCGTCGAGGCCGACGGGCAGACCCACCGGGTGACGGCCGACCGCGGCGGAGTCGTCGACGCGGACCTCCCGATCACGCTCGAGCCCGGCTGGCACACCATCACCTTCTCGACCGCGGGCTCGAAGCCCGTCGAGGCGCCCGTCTTCATCGTGCGTCCGGAGTCGCGGCTGGGCGTCGTGTCGGACGTGGACGACACAGTGATGGTCACCGCGCTCCCCCGCCCCTTCGTCGCCGCCTGGAACACCTTCGTGCTCGACGAGCACGCCCGGATGCCCACGCCCGGCATGGCGGTCTTCCTCGACCGCTTCGCCCGGCAGTACGAGGGCTCCCCGGTCATCTACCTCTCCACCGGCGCGTGGAACGTCGCCCCGGCGCTCACCCGCTTCCTCTCGCGGCACCTGTACCCGGCCGGAGCGCTCCTCCTGACCGACTGGGGCCCGACGCACGACCGCTGGTTCCGCAGCGGCAAGCAGCACAAGGAGATGAACCTCCGCCGACTCGCGGCCGAGTTCCCGGACGTGCGCTGGCTGCTGGTGGGCGACGACGGGCAGCACGACGAGGAGATCTACTCCGACTTCGCGGACGAGCACCCCGATAAGGTCGCGGCGATCGCGATCCGCCAGCTCTCCACCGGCGAGGCGGTGCTCGCGGGAGGCCGCTCCAAGGCCGAGGACCGCTCCCTGACCAGCGGCACGACCTGGGTCTTCGCGCCCGACGGCGCGGGCATCTCCGAGCAGCTGACGGAGCTCGGCATCCTCTGA
- a CDS encoding SOS response-associated peptidase, whose translation MCGRFVLSQTTADLVALFDIDEPGADLPEPSWNIAPTQRIAVVAESMKGVEEGSPPRRRLAGARWGLVPRSAADPSAGPPLFNARIESVAEKPSFRESYASRRAIVPASGWYEWRVGADGAKAPVYVSPGEGSLLLFAGLYEWWRSAQPGSPWLLSATVLTRPSAGPIAEVHERMPVLLQPELIEDWLDPASPGEGDLLRAAAEGAAELAEELEVHGVGAAVGSVSANGPELIEPTGA comes from the coding sequence ATGTGCGGACGCTTCGTCCTCTCGCAGACCACCGCCGACCTGGTGGCGCTCTTCGACATCGACGAGCCGGGCGCCGACCTGCCGGAGCCGTCCTGGAACATCGCGCCGACCCAGCGGATCGCCGTCGTCGCGGAGTCGATGAAGGGGGTCGAGGAGGGCAGCCCGCCGCGGCGCCGGCTCGCCGGAGCCCGCTGGGGCCTGGTGCCCCGCTCCGCCGCCGACCCGTCCGCGGGGCCGCCGCTGTTCAACGCGCGGATCGAGTCCGTCGCCGAGAAGCCGTCGTTCCGCGAGTCCTACGCCTCCCGGCGCGCGATCGTGCCCGCCTCGGGCTGGTACGAGTGGCGGGTCGGCGCGGACGGGGCGAAGGCCCCCGTCTACGTCTCGCCGGGCGAGGGCTCGCTCCTCCTCTTCGCCGGTCTCTACGAGTGGTGGCGCTCGGCCCAGCCGGGCTCTCCGTGGCTGCTCTCGGCGACGGTCCTCACCCGCCCCTCCGCCGGACCGATCGCCGAGGTGCACGAGCGGATGCCCGTGCTGCTGCAGCCGGAGCTGATCGAGGACTGGCTGGACCCGGCGTCCCCCGGGGAAGGCGACCTGCTGCGCGCGGCCGCCGAGGGCGCGGCCGAGCTGGCCGAGGAGCTCGAGGTGCACGGCGTCGGCGCGGCCGTGGGCTCCGTCTCGGCGAACGGCCCCGAGCTGATCGAGCCCACCGGAGCCTGA
- a CDS encoding TetR family transcriptional regulator, with translation MPLGNLVDRPFGESSQVRNEPVQVRSAARLASLLDAAAAVVDEVGFDRLTTAMVAERAGAAIGTVYRYFPDRIAVLQALRERALERFRRRVITEIRDTHPGNWWGAVDCAIDAFCEMHRNEPGFRSIRFVDTIHAPEVAGEAFEAGFFARRFAEILASEYGLPGGAQLSFRLEVTIEVADALLTRAFLIDPNGDQRFIDESRSLLRHYMTSHYGAVEES, from the coding sequence GTGCCTCTTGGAAACCTCGTCGATCGACCGTTCGGTGAATCGTCCCAGGTCCGCAACGAGCCGGTGCAGGTGCGCAGCGCCGCCCGTCTCGCCTCGCTGCTCGACGCGGCGGCCGCCGTCGTCGACGAGGTCGGCTTCGACCGCCTGACCACGGCGATGGTCGCCGAGCGCGCGGGAGCCGCGATCGGCACGGTCTACCGCTACTTCCCGGACCGCATCGCCGTCCTCCAGGCGCTGCGCGAGCGGGCCCTCGAGCGCTTCCGCCGCCGCGTCATCACCGAGATCCGCGACACCCACCCGGGCAACTGGTGGGGCGCGGTCGACTGCGCCATCGACGCCTTCTGCGAGATGCACCGCAACGAGCCGGGCTTCCGCTCCATCCGCTTCGTCGACACGATCCACGCCCCCGAGGTCGCGGGCGAGGCGTTCGAGGCCGGCTTCTTCGCCCGCCGCTTCGCCGAGATCCTCGCGTCCGAGTACGGCCTCCCGGGCGGCGCGCAGCTGTCCTTCCGCCTCGAGGTGACCATCGAGGTCGCGGACGCGCTGCTCACGCGCGCGTTCCTCATCGACCCCAACGGCGACCAGCGCTTCATCGACGAGAGCCGCTCGCTGCTGCGCCACTACATGACCTCGCACTACGGAGCCGTCGAGGAGTCCTGA
- a CDS encoding ATP-binding cassette domain-containing protein, with product MIEFRNVSKQYPDGTRAVDDFSLVLPSRQTTVFVGSSGCGKTTILRMINRMIEPTSGTIEIDGEDISSLPAVALRRRIGYVMQNSGLLPHRKVIDNIATVPRLNGVAKKQAHARALELMDTVGLDRALAARYPSQLSGGQQQRVGVARGLAVDPNILLMDEPFGAVDPLVRADLQRETLRLQDELDKTVVFVTHDIDEAFLLGDQVVILEKGGRIAQKGSPAEILANPASEFVAGFVGADRGKRSLRIEERDGARIVVDGDGRPTGVLRAQDGPAA from the coding sequence GTGATCGAGTTCCGCAACGTCAGCAAGCAGTACCCGGACGGCACGCGGGCGGTCGACGACTTCTCGCTCGTGCTGCCCTCCCGGCAGACGACCGTCTTCGTCGGCTCCTCGGGCTGCGGGAAGACCACGATCCTCCGCATGATCAACCGGATGATCGAGCCGACCTCCGGCACCATCGAGATCGACGGCGAGGACATCTCGTCCCTGCCCGCCGTCGCGCTCCGCCGCCGCATCGGCTACGTGATGCAGAACTCCGGCCTCCTGCCGCACCGCAAGGTCATCGACAACATCGCGACCGTGCCGAGGCTGAACGGGGTCGCCAAGAAGCAGGCGCACGCCCGCGCGCTCGAGCTGATGGACACGGTCGGACTGGACCGTGCGCTCGCCGCCCGGTACCCCAGCCAGCTCTCCGGCGGCCAGCAGCAGCGCGTCGGGGTGGCGCGCGGCCTGGCGGTCGACCCGAACATCCTGCTGATGGACGAGCCGTTCGGCGCGGTCGACCCTCTCGTGCGCGCCGACCTGCAGCGCGAGACCCTGCGACTCCAGGACGAGCTCGACAAGACCGTGGTCTTCGTCACCCACGACATCGACGAGGCGTTCCTCCTCGGCGACCAGGTCGTCATCCTCGAGAAGGGCGGCCGGATCGCGCAGAAGGGCTCGCCCGCCGAGATCCTGGCGAACCCCGCGAGCGAGTTCGTCGCCGGCTTCGTCGGTGCCGACCGCGGTAAGCGCTCGCTCCGGATCGAGGAGCGCGACGGCGCCCGCATCGTGGTCGACGGCGACGGGCGCCCGACCGGAGTGCTGCGCGCGCAGGACGGCCCCGCCGCGTGA
- a CDS encoding ABC transporter permease subunit, translating into MNWVVNNTDAIVANLLAHLALSVPPILLSFLVSLPFGWFANRYRWSRGTLLTGLGVLYAIPSLAMFILLPVLLGIPLRSTANVITGLTLYGVALMVRTTSDALGAVSDDVRQSATAMGYSGWARFWRVEFPLAGPVLLSGLRVVTVSTVSLVTVGAVLGIQSLGLLFTDGFQRGITGEIVTGIVLTIVLALVLDGLLVLIGRLLMPWTALDRTRRSRRPVAVERAVTS; encoded by the coding sequence GTGAACTGGGTCGTCAACAACACGGACGCGATCGTCGCGAACCTGCTGGCGCACCTGGCCCTGTCGGTCCCGCCGATCCTGCTCAGCTTCCTCGTCTCGCTGCCGTTCGGCTGGTTCGCGAACCGCTACCGCTGGAGCCGCGGCACCCTGCTGACAGGGCTCGGCGTGCTCTACGCCATCCCCTCGCTGGCCATGTTCATCCTGCTGCCGGTCCTGCTGGGCATCCCGCTCCGCTCGACCGCCAACGTGATCACGGGCCTCACCCTCTACGGCGTCGCGCTGATGGTCCGCACCACCTCGGACGCACTGGGCGCGGTGTCGGACGACGTCCGCCAGTCGGCGACCGCGATGGGCTACTCCGGCTGGGCGCGCTTCTGGCGGGTCGAGTTCCCGCTGGCCGGCCCGGTCCTGCTCTCGGGCCTGCGCGTGGTCACGGTCAGCACGGTCAGCCTGGTGACGGTCGGCGCGGTGCTCGGGATCCAGAGCCTCGGCCTGCTCTTCACCGACGGCTTCCAGCGCGGCATCACCGGTGAGATCGTCACGGGCATCGTCCTCACGATCGTCCTCGCGCTGGTGCTCGACGGACTGCTGGTGCTGATCGGCCGTCTCCTCATGCCCTGGACGGCTCTGGACCGCACGCGCCGCTCGCGCAGACCGGTCGCGGTCGAGAGGGCGGTGACGTCGTGA